Proteins from a single region of Chromobacterium sp. ATCC 53434:
- a CDS encoding ABC transporter permease, whose translation MTTLQNTAGGAPAMPSRSLWALGWQRLKRNKVGFLSLWIVLAYLLVAVGGWCNLIGAGWTDEVGVPYAPPSWVQPSADDVLPPESVSARPVVAAPVVAMSPAEDPIGRELAAAKPHAGDYAGKARSRLETLPFGGDLQGRDVIQKTLKGTSTSIFVGVFGAVCSLLIGCALGAMSGYFGGRVDDFLNWFYSVFTSVPDMLLLLSFAAVSGRGIGTIIAVMALTSWTGTYRLVRAEYLKLKGREYVQAANAIGAGDMRKMFVHILPNISHLLLVQFSLLTVALIKYEAILSFLGFGVDVRQVSWGSMLEEAPTELIQGYWWQMLAVTVAMSVLVTAFSLLVDALRDALDPRAVGK comes from the coding sequence ATGACGACATTGCAGAATACCGCCGGCGGCGCGCCGGCCATGCCGTCCCGCAGCCTGTGGGCGCTCGGATGGCAGCGCCTGAAGCGCAACAAGGTGGGCTTTCTTTCCTTGTGGATTGTGCTGGCCTACTTGCTGGTCGCTGTCGGCGGCTGGTGCAATCTGATCGGCGCCGGCTGGACCGACGAGGTCGGCGTGCCGTACGCGCCGCCCAGCTGGGTGCAGCCGTCCGCCGACGACGTGTTGCCACCCGAGTCGGTCTCGGCCCGGCCGGTGGTCGCCGCGCCGGTGGTCGCGATGAGTCCGGCGGAAGACCCGATAGGGCGGGAGCTGGCCGCCGCCAAACCACATGCCGGCGACTACGCCGGCAAGGCCCGGAGCCGGCTGGAGACGCTGCCGTTCGGCGGCGACCTGCAGGGCCGCGACGTGATCCAGAAAACGCTGAAGGGCACGTCCACCTCGATCTTCGTCGGTGTGTTCGGCGCGGTGTGCTCCTTGCTGATAGGCTGCGCGCTCGGCGCGATGTCCGGCTATTTCGGCGGCAGGGTCGACGACTTCCTCAACTGGTTCTACAGCGTGTTCACCTCGGTGCCCGACATGCTGCTGCTGCTGTCCTTCGCCGCCGTTTCCGGCCGCGGCATCGGCACCATCATCGCGGTGATGGCGCTGACCAGCTGGACCGGCACCTACCGGCTGGTGCGCGCCGAGTACCTGAAGCTGAAAGGCCGGGAGTACGTGCAGGCGGCCAATGCGATAGGCGCCGGCGACATGCGCAAGATGTTCGTCCACATTCTGCCCAATATTTCCCACCTGCTCTTGGTGCAGTTTTCGCTGCTGACGGTGGCGCTGATCAAGTACGAGGCCATCCTGTCCTTCCTCGGCTTCGGCGTCGACGTGCGCCAGGTCAGCTGGGGATCGATGCTGGAGGAGGCGCCGACCGAGCTGATCCAGGGCTATTGGTGGCAGATGCTGGCGGTGACCGTCGCCATGTCGGTGCTGGTGACGGCGTTCAGCCTGTTGGTCGACGCGCTGCGCGACGCGCTCGATCCGCGCGCGGTCGGCAAATAG
- a CDS encoding ABC transporter permease, producing MSAFIIRRLLQMIPTLLGVMLLVFTLFSVVGGDPSLVLAGKHLTPEVLAQIRSQLGLDKSLPEQFWLFVHQVLTLNFGTSWSTQQPVADIIGSRVGPSLTLAGSMLVVDLLIAIPLAALVAYFRGGLTDHLITIVCTVAMSISALIYIIAGQYFLAFKLGWFPVRGWGDSFWTNLFLYVPLPLLMGLMVSLGPDIRFYRSFFVEELGQDYVRTARAKGLSERGIMLKHVLRNALIPVVTSVMMSLPYLLIGALVLENFFGIPGMGNEVIQAVNKSDFPVIKAITIYIAIATMAFNLLGDLVYKWIDPRVQLK from the coding sequence ATGTCCGCATTCATCATCCGCCGGCTGCTGCAAATGATCCCGACCCTGCTCGGCGTCATGCTGCTGGTTTTCACCCTGTTCAGCGTCGTCGGCGGCGATCCGTCGCTGGTGCTGGCCGGCAAGCACCTGACGCCGGAAGTGCTGGCGCAGATACGCAGCCAGCTCGGCCTGGACAAGAGCCTGCCGGAGCAGTTCTGGCTGTTCGTCCACCAGGTGCTGACGCTGAACTTCGGCACCTCCTGGTCCACCCAGCAGCCGGTGGCCGACATCATAGGCAGCCGCGTGGGCCCGTCGCTGACGCTGGCCGGCTCGATGCTGGTCGTCGATCTGCTGATCGCGATCCCGCTGGCCGCGCTGGTCGCCTATTTCCGCGGCGGCCTGACCGACCATCTGATCACCATCGTCTGCACGGTGGCGATGTCGATCAGCGCGCTGATCTACATCATCGCCGGCCAGTATTTTCTGGCGTTCAAGCTCGGCTGGTTCCCGGTGCGCGGCTGGGGCGATTCGTTCTGGACCAATCTCTTCCTCTATGTGCCGCTGCCGCTGCTGATGGGGCTGATGGTGTCGCTGGGGCCGGATATCCGCTTCTACCGCAGCTTCTTCGTCGAGGAGCTGGGCCAGGACTATGTCCGCACCGCGCGCGCCAAAGGCTTGTCCGAGCGCGGCATCATGCTGAAGCATGTGCTGCGCAACGCGCTGATCCCGGTGGTCACCAGCGTGATGATGTCGCTGCCCTATCTGTTGATAGGCGCGCTGGTGCTGGAGAACTTCTTCGGCATTCCCGGCATGGGCAACGAGGTGATCCAGGCGGTCAACAAGAGCGATTTTCCGGTGATCAAGGCGATCACCATCTACATCGCCATCGCCACCATGGCGTTCAATCTGCTCGGCGATCTGGTCTACAAGTGGATCGATCCGCGCGTGCAACTGAAGTGA
- a CDS encoding ABC transporter substrate-binding protein: MCLRKPIAAALMVWGGMLPLHASAEKILHAVFNAQETGFDPAKVADVYSAAVIEHIYDPLLTFDYLARPVKVIPNVTTAMPTVSADGLSYTFHLRKGIYFAPDPAFKGKRRELTAADYAYTIKRLSDPSIASPLSDTFTNKLVGLDALVKKAAKGKLDYDAPVAGIQTPDRYTLQLKFKQPFPSLPYLLAGSWVEAQAREVVEAYGDNTNAHPVGTGPYMLKDWKPGNSISLVRNPNFRREAFHYDAGASPLDRRIAAQMNGKRYPQIDRIEISVIQEEQPTWLAFKSGELDVLSGNPSIPQPLIRQVLRLDASNPARAELKAEYRERGIQLNRSLEEGITFYTFNMKDPVVGGFGKDRIALRRAIAMAFDNGETIRNIRRNQAVPVQYIIPPNVAGHNPDFRAAYPFNPPLANALLDQVGYKVGADGYRDQPDGKPFTVDFVTGPTAIDKQWNEYWQKAFDRIKVRVDFRVVQWNEQAKALQECKYGIAGAAWGADYPDGENFMQLLYGPNTGGSNYACYRSARYDSLYEQARVLPDGPERNRLYDQMNKIVAGDTPWVYGDVRYTNGVAQPWVRGFKVHPNFNAIWRFLDVQK, translated from the coding sequence ATGTGCCTGAGAAAGCCGATTGCGGCGGCACTGATGGTCTGGGGGGGGATGCTGCCGCTGCACGCGTCGGCGGAGAAGATCCTGCACGCGGTGTTCAACGCCCAGGAAACCGGTTTCGATCCGGCCAAGGTGGCGGACGTCTATTCGGCGGCGGTGATCGAGCACATCTACGATCCGCTGCTGACCTTCGATTATCTGGCCAGGCCGGTGAAGGTGATTCCCAACGTCACCACGGCGATGCCGACGGTCAGCGCCGATGGCCTGAGCTACACCTTCCATCTCAGGAAAGGCATCTACTTCGCGCCCGATCCGGCCTTCAAGGGCAAGCGGCGCGAGTTGACCGCCGCCGACTACGCCTACACGATCAAGCGCCTGTCCGATCCGTCGATCGCGTCGCCGCTCAGCGACACCTTCACCAACAAGCTGGTGGGACTGGACGCGCTGGTCAAGAAGGCCGCCAAGGGCAAGCTCGATTACGATGCGCCGGTGGCGGGCATACAGACGCCGGACCGCTACACATTACAGCTGAAGTTCAAGCAGCCGTTCCCGTCGCTGCCCTATCTGCTGGCTGGCAGCTGGGTGGAGGCGCAGGCCCGCGAGGTCGTCGAGGCCTACGGCGACAATACCAACGCCCATCCGGTCGGCACCGGCCCCTATATGTTGAAGGACTGGAAGCCCGGCAACAGCATCTCGCTGGTGCGCAATCCCAACTTCCGCCGCGAGGCCTTCCATTACGATGCCGGCGCCAGCCCGCTGGACCGGCGGATAGCCGCGCAGATGAACGGCAAGCGCTATCCGCAGATAGACCGGATCGAGATCTCGGTGATCCAGGAGGAGCAGCCGACCTGGCTGGCGTTCAAGAGCGGGGAGCTGGATGTCCTGAGCGGCAATCCCAGCATTCCGCAGCCGCTGATCCGCCAGGTGTTGCGGCTGGATGCGAGCAATCCGGCCCGGGCCGAATTGAAGGCGGAATACCGCGAGCGCGGCATCCAGCTCAACCGCAGCCTGGAGGAGGGCATCACCTTCTACACCTTCAATATGAAGGATCCGGTGGTCGGTGGTTTCGGCAAGGACAGGATCGCGCTGCGCCGCGCCATCGCGATGGCTTTCGACAACGGCGAGACGATACGCAATATCCGCCGCAACCAGGCGGTGCCGGTGCAATACATCATCCCGCCCAACGTCGCCGGCCACAATCCCGATTTCCGCGCCGCCTATCCGTTCAATCCGCCGCTGGCCAACGCCTTGCTGGATCAGGTCGGCTACAAGGTCGGCGCCGACGGCTATCGCGACCAGCCGGACGGCAAGCCGTTCACGGTGGACTTCGTCACCGGGCCGACCGCCATCGACAAGCAGTGGAACGAGTACTGGCAGAAGGCCTTCGACCGCATCAAGGTGCGCGTCGACTTCCGCGTGGTGCAATGGAACGAGCAGGCCAAGGCCTTGCAGGAGTGCAAGTACGGCATAGCCGGCGCCGCCTGGGGGGCCGATTATCCCGACGGCGAAAACTTCATGCAGCTGCTGTACGGGCCGAACACCGGCGGCAGCAATTACGCCTGCTACCGCTCGGCCCGCTACGACAGCCTGTACGAGCAGGCGCGGGTGCTGCCGGACGGACCGGAGCGCAACCGCCTGTACGACCAGATGAACAAGATCGTGGCCGGCGACACGCCCTGGGTCTACGGCGACGTCCGCTATACCAACGGCGTCGCCCAGCCCTGGGTCAGGGGGTTCAAGGTGCATCCCAACTTCAACGCCATCTGGCGCTTCCTGGACGTGCAGAAATAA
- a CDS encoding efflux RND transporter permease subunit, whose amino-acid sequence MWLTRVSVRNPYFAAVLMMTLMVLGLFSWQKLAVEEMPDVRLPMAVVSTPYSGASPEVVESEVSKPLEEALNTVSGIKEIRSYSSEGNSFVVAEFELSVDPIVAVQNVRDKVASVQGQFRREIGTPSVSQVDPNDKPMLSLSLTSSQTRPRELSSWVENVLKKRLQMVEGVGDVSLIGAVRREIRIDIDPVRLEASGLALTDVADAIKAANQDFPAGDVSTSRKEWAIRVSGKLKSADDFAALAVGFRNGTPIRLDDIAVVADTVAEQDSISLVNGQPGLGVDVKAARGANEVAVAAGVKKLVAELKPQMPAGTVLRYTYDSAEDIKKALDSVESMLMEGAGLTILIVFLFLGSWRSTVITGLTLPVALVGTLFAMQLLGFTLNVLTLLALSLSIGLLIDDAIVVRENIVRHAALGKSHYQAALDGTNEIGLAVLATTLTVVAVFLPVGFMGGIIGRFFHQFGLTVAVAVLISMFVSFSLDPMLSSIWHDPHHHGDHHRGPLGRMLDWFETSLDRLSERYASAIRWVLGHRKTVLALSLGLTAASFALVPMIGGEFLPVRDSGKINVVYQTAPGSSLEYTAQKGKELADALSGIQEIRTVSLDVGAGNFGAGKNDGSLTVDIGDKRSRQRSLDQVIADARKRVQPVAGVLIKAVANDEQQGKPIFIGLRGSNLVELDAVSRDIMARIAKVKGIKDIESNLTEGDPSLSLTLKRDAALSLGVDLNRVGNLLSMLLAGNVVTTWEAPDGENYDVRIRVPKDARRQELLDQLKVAGNRDDNGASQMVPLSTLIETRQGVSPRQIKRTNMMREISIMANVEGRDVGSAMADIDKLLDGTPLPQGVQRMHRGQQKDMEETVSNALRALGLGVIFIYLILAAQFRSFTMPVTIMVSLPLAFGGVFVALFLWGSTLNMFSIIGIIMLMGLVAKNGILLVDFVNRARADGMAREDAIAEAGRVRLRPIMMTSLAMIFGMLPLALGTGDGSESNRPMAQAIIGGLLTSTLLTLLVVPVVYTYLDSLRTRIRRLLGGRRALKLNEAGGK is encoded by the coding sequence ATGTGGCTGACCCGTGTTAGCGTGCGCAATCCGTATTTCGCCGCTGTATTGATGATGACGCTGATGGTGCTGGGGCTATTCTCCTGGCAGAAGCTGGCCGTGGAAGAGATGCCCGATGTCCGCCTGCCGATGGCGGTGGTGTCGACGCCGTATTCCGGCGCCTCGCCCGAGGTGGTGGAGAGCGAGGTCAGCAAGCCGCTGGAGGAGGCGCTGAACACCGTCAGCGGCATCAAGGAAATCCGTTCTTATTCTTCCGAAGGCAATTCTTTCGTCGTGGCCGAATTCGAGCTGTCGGTCGACCCCATCGTCGCGGTGCAGAACGTGCGCGACAAGGTGGCGTCGGTGCAAGGCCAGTTCCGCCGCGAGATCGGCACGCCGTCGGTGTCCCAGGTGGACCCGAACGACAAGCCCATGCTGTCGCTGTCGCTGACCTCCAGCCAGACCCGTCCGCGCGAATTGAGCAGCTGGGTGGAGAACGTGCTGAAGAAGCGGCTGCAGATGGTGGAGGGCGTCGGCGACGTCAGCCTGATCGGCGCGGTGCGGCGCGAGATCCGCATCGACATCGACCCGGTGCGGCTGGAGGCCTCCGGCCTGGCGCTGACCGATGTGGCCGACGCGATCAAGGCCGCCAACCAGGACTTCCCGGCCGGCGACGTGTCCACCTCCCGCAAGGAGTGGGCGATACGGGTGTCCGGCAAGCTGAAGTCGGCCGACGATTTCGCCGCGCTGGCCGTCGGCTTCCGCAACGGCACGCCGATCCGGTTGGACGATATCGCCGTGGTGGCCGACACCGTGGCCGAGCAGGACAGCATCTCGCTGGTCAACGGCCAGCCCGGCCTCGGTGTGGACGTCAAGGCGGCGCGCGGCGCCAACGAGGTGGCGGTGGCCGCCGGCGTCAAGAAGCTGGTAGCCGAATTGAAGCCGCAGATGCCGGCCGGCACGGTGCTGCGCTACACCTACGACTCCGCCGAAGACATCAAGAAGGCGCTGGACAGCGTCGAGTCGATGCTGATGGAGGGCGCCGGCCTGACGATATTGATCGTCTTCCTGTTCCTGGGCAGCTGGCGCAGCACGGTGATCACCGGGCTGACGCTGCCGGTGGCGCTGGTCGGCACATTGTTCGCGATGCAGCTGTTGGGCTTCACGCTGAACGTGCTGACGCTGCTGGCCTTGTCGCTGTCCATCGGCCTGCTGATAGACGACGCCATCGTGGTGCGCGAGAACATCGTCCGCCACGCGGCGCTTGGCAAGAGCCATTACCAGGCGGCGCTGGACGGCACCAACGAGATCGGCCTGGCGGTGCTGGCGACCACGCTGACGGTGGTGGCGGTCTTCCTGCCGGTGGGTTTCATGGGCGGCATCATCGGCCGCTTCTTCCACCAGTTCGGCCTGACCGTCGCGGTGGCGGTGCTGATCTCGATGTTCGTCAGCTTCTCGCTGGACCCGATGCTGTCGTCGATCTGGCACGACCCGCACCATCACGGCGATCACCACCGCGGCCCGCTGGGCAGGATGCTGGACTGGTTCGAGACCTCGCTGGACCGTTTGTCCGAGCGTTATGCCTCGGCGATACGCTGGGTGCTGGGCCATCGCAAGACCGTGCTGGCGCTGTCGCTGGGCCTGACCGCCGCCAGCTTCGCGCTGGTGCCGATGATAGGCGGCGAGTTCTTGCCGGTGCGCGACAGCGGCAAGATCAATGTGGTCTACCAGACCGCGCCCGGCTCGTCGCTGGAATACACGGCGCAGAAGGGCAAGGAGCTGGCCGACGCGCTGTCCGGCATCCAGGAGATACGGACGGTGTCGCTGGACGTCGGCGCCGGCAATTTCGGCGCCGGCAAGAACGACGGCTCGCTGACGGTGGACATCGGCGACAAGCGTTCGCGCCAGCGCAGCCTGGATCAGGTGATCGCCGACGCCCGCAAGCGGGTGCAGCCGGTGGCCGGCGTGCTGATCAAGGCGGTGGCCAACGACGAGCAGCAGGGCAAGCCCATCTTCATCGGCCTGCGCGGCTCCAATCTGGTCGAGCTGGACGCGGTGTCGCGCGACATCATGGCCAGGATAGCCAAGGTGAAGGGCATCAAGGACATCGAATCCAATCTGACCGAGGGCGACCCGTCGCTGAGCCTGACGCTGAAGCGCGACGCGGCGCTGAGCCTGGGCGTCGATCTCAATCGCGTCGGCAATCTGCTGTCGATGCTGCTGGCCGGCAATGTGGTGACCACCTGGGAGGCGCCGGACGGCGAGAACTACGATGTGCGCATCCGGGTGCCGAAGGACGCGCGCCGCCAGGAGCTGCTGGACCAGCTGAAGGTGGCCGGCAACCGCGACGACAACGGCGCCTCGCAGATGGTGCCGCTGTCGACGCTGATCGAGACCCGCCAGGGCGTCAGCCCGCGCCAGATCAAGCGCACCAACATGATGCGCGAGATCAGCATCATGGCCAACGTCGAGGGCCGCGACGTCGGTTCTGCGATGGCCGACATCGACAAGCTGCTGGACGGCACGCCGCTGCCGCAGGGTGTGCAACGGATGCACCGCGGCCAGCAGAAGGACATGGAGGAGACGGTGAGCAACGCGCTGCGCGCGCTGGGTCTCGGCGTGATCTTCATCTACCTGATCCTGGCGGCGCAGTTCCGCAGCTTCACGATGCCGGTGACCATCATGGTGTCGCTGCCCCTGGCCTTCGGCGGCGTGTTCGTCGCATTGTTCCTGTGGGGCTCGACGCTGAACATGTTCTCCATCATCGGCATCATCATGCTGATGGGCCTGGTGGCGAAGAACGGCATTTTGCTGGTGGACTTCGTCAATCGGGCGCGCGCCGACGGCATGGCGCGCGAGGACGCGATCGCCGAGGCGGGCCGGGTCCGTCTGCGTCCGATCATGATGACCAGCCTGGCGATGATCTTCGGCATGCTGCCGCTGGCGCTGGGCACCGGCGATGGTTCGGAGAGCAACCGGCCGATGGCGCAGGCCATCATAGGCGGCTTGCTGACGTCCACCTTGCTGACGCTGCTGGTGGTGCCGGTGGTGTACACCTATCTGGACAGCCTGCGCACCCGCATCCGTCGTCTGCTGGGCGGCCGCCGCGCGTTGAAGCTGAACGAGGCGGGCGGCAAATAG
- a CDS encoding efflux RND transporter periplasmic adaptor subunit: protein MMNTRLCLLALCLLPLAACNHSDASGKEGKAASAPVARRLSNADVMRAEVRPLAATIPFTGSLNALSSSAVASEVDANVREVRVREGEAVRRGQILAVLDAEALGQSVAEQNAQLDNSKARLKLAKVKLDKQRELLGKGFISQVAYDELESDYRVREGELRAQAAQLARAKRSLADAQVKSPIDGVVYERKINPGEVASRNMKLFSVADLSVLEIAATVPSRLIGAVRVGMAAGFSVDGRDAQEGGKVVRINPVAIPGTRSFTLFVRVVNPDRHLKVGQFAKGGVVLSEVKDKVVVPLSAVRDIDGKPWVMVAEKGRLAKRPVTVALRAESERQAAIAGVAPGESVVIGELLGSKVGDAVSLPAGRV from the coding sequence ATGATGAACACACGTCTTTGCCTGCTAGCCCTCTGCCTGCTGCCGCTTGCCGCCTGTAACCACAGCGACGCCTCCGGCAAGGAGGGCAAGGCGGCCTCCGCGCCGGTGGCGCGCCGCCTGTCCAACGCCGATGTGATGCGGGCGGAGGTGCGTCCGCTGGCGGCCACCATTCCGTTCACCGGCTCCTTGAACGCCTTGTCCAGCAGCGCGGTGGCGTCCGAGGTCGACGCGAACGTCCGCGAGGTGCGGGTGCGCGAAGGCGAGGCGGTGCGGCGCGGCCAGATACTGGCGGTGCTGGACGCCGAGGCCCTGGGTCAATCGGTGGCGGAGCAGAACGCCCAGCTGGACAATTCCAAGGCCAGGCTGAAGCTGGCCAAGGTCAAACTGGACAAGCAGCGCGAGCTGCTGGGCAAGGGTTTTATCTCGCAGGTGGCCTACGACGAGCTGGAAAGCGATTACCGGGTGAGGGAGGGCGAGTTGCGCGCCCAGGCGGCGCAACTGGCGCGCGCCAAGCGCTCGTTGGCCGACGCCCAGGTCAAATCGCCGATCGACGGCGTGGTGTACGAGCGCAAGATCAATCCGGGCGAGGTGGCCAGCCGCAATATGAAGCTGTTCTCGGTGGCCGACCTGTCGGTGCTGGAGATCGCCGCCACCGTGCCGTCGCGATTGATAGGCGCGGTCAGGGTCGGCATGGCCGCCGGCTTCAGCGTGGACGGTCGCGACGCGCAGGAGGGCGGCAAGGTGGTGCGCATCAATCCGGTGGCGATTCCCGGCACCCGCAGCTTCACGCTGTTCGTGCGGGTGGTCAATCCGGACCGTCACTTGAAGGTGGGCCAGTTCGCCAAGGGCGGCGTGGTGCTGAGCGAGGTCAAGGACAAGGTGGTGGTGCCGCTGTCCGCCGTGCGCGACATCGACGGCAAGCCGTGGGTGATGGTGGCGGAGAAGGGGCGTCTGGCCAAGCGGCCGGTGACGGTGGCGCTGCGCGCCGAGAGCGAGCGCCAGGCGGCGATCGCCGGCGTTGCGCCGGGCGAGAGCGTGGTGATCGGCGAATTGCTGGGCAGCAAGGTCGGCGACGCGGTCAGCCTGCCGGCTGGCCGGGTCTGA
- a CDS encoding TonB-dependent receptor — protein MNYKRKTLVVALSLMGTMTTAAAYADDSDSSSLQRVDVIGSHIKRLKSEQATEVTTIKVSDLTKQGLNTVEQVVNALASNQSNIGANSSVGQSTGGAAFANLRGLGQQYTLVLLDGRRVPYHPFDGTAADLNAIPLSAIERVDVLPDGAAAIYGSDAIGGVINFITKKTAEGLTIGGDFMKPERSGGNEKNVNGSYGYGNLAKDGFNVFATASYHKTDAIMASQRDFASALTPAMKASANSYPANYTIDGGNSLIGPSGYPNCGAAAAKGGVCKMYPGTMVGIQPETEQWSALAKGTVRIGDNHELSVTYNITRNKNTTISAPAPTGLEVFLPSGTQGIVTADGSASISPFLRTMPLGNRVTEAINVQQKLQLNLEGQLGGWDYKTGMGYAQSYASEELVSGFTGDKEVANAYINNQISLVSGLATDPNVWNQIGIKGHLDDGKYTVASADFSLSKEVLQLPAGPLAVAFGAETRHDTLEHNFNYPISTDAIGPGMNQSLNTKGSRTASALFAEADVPIIKHLDGKVAVRYDHYNDVGNSVSPGVSLRYELSPQVLLRTSASTGFRAPSLYDMYQPNQSQLTGNFYADPISCPSLSASCPSLQRYLKVGGNTKLQPEKSSSLSAGIVIEPIKSITASADLWWVTIQHQISTMSEATLFDGNHNSLLFYDASNGGNLTGIATTQNMGNTSASGVDLNFRWALPKTSVGNFSVELAGTYLAKYEYQIEENGAYYSNLGQYVATQNEPTFRWQHNLTLNWNRGPWSALLSQNYKSGYTDQNSGVFASTNHMVKPYSTWNMSGSVDVTKQLTLTAGVRNLFDQLPPWSNQQYLFQGNYDARFADQVGRAYFMKFNYKM, from the coding sequence ATGAATTACAAGAGAAAAACACTGGTGGTCGCGCTGTCGCTGATGGGAACCATGACCACCGCCGCTGCTTACGCGGACGATTCCGACAGCTCCTCGCTGCAACGCGTCGATGTGATTGGTTCCCACATCAAGCGCCTGAAAAGCGAACAAGCCACCGAAGTCACCACGATCAAGGTCAGCGATCTGACGAAGCAAGGGCTGAATACCGTTGAGCAAGTGGTCAACGCCCTGGCCTCCAACCAATCCAATATCGGCGCGAACTCCAGCGTTGGCCAGTCCACCGGTGGCGCCGCTTTCGCCAACTTGCGCGGTCTGGGCCAGCAATACACCCTGGTGCTGCTCGATGGTCGCCGCGTACCGTATCACCCGTTCGACGGCACCGCTGCCGACTTGAACGCCATTCCGCTGTCCGCCATCGAGCGGGTGGACGTGCTGCCGGACGGCGCCGCCGCCATCTACGGCAGCGACGCCATCGGCGGCGTGATCAACTTCATTACCAAGAAGACCGCCGAAGGCCTGACCATAGGCGGCGACTTCATGAAGCCGGAACGCTCCGGCGGCAATGAAAAGAACGTGAACGGCTCTTATGGCTATGGCAATCTGGCGAAAGACGGCTTCAACGTCTTCGCCACCGCCTCCTACCACAAGACCGATGCCATCATGGCCAGCCAGCGCGACTTCGCCTCGGCGCTGACGCCGGCGATGAAGGCCAGCGCCAACAGCTACCCGGCCAACTACACCATCGACGGCGGCAACAGCCTGATCGGCCCCAGCGGCTATCCGAACTGCGGCGCCGCCGCGGCCAAGGGCGGCGTCTGCAAGATGTACCCGGGCACCATGGTGGGCATCCAGCCGGAAACCGAACAGTGGTCCGCGCTGGCCAAGGGCACGGTCCGCATCGGCGACAATCATGAGTTGTCGGTGACCTACAACATCACCCGCAACAAGAACACCACGATCTCGGCGCCGGCGCCGACCGGCCTCGAAGTCTTCCTGCCGAGCGGCACCCAGGGCATCGTCACCGCCGACGGCAGCGCGTCGATTTCGCCGTTTCTGCGCACCATGCCGCTGGGCAACCGCGTGACCGAAGCCATCAACGTTCAGCAGAAGCTCCAGCTCAATCTGGAAGGCCAACTGGGCGGCTGGGACTACAAGACCGGCATGGGCTATGCCCAGAGCTACGCGTCCGAAGAGCTGGTCAGCGGCTTCACCGGCGACAAGGAAGTGGCCAATGCCTACATAAACAACCAGATCAGCCTGGTGTCCGGTCTGGCCACCGACCCGAATGTCTGGAACCAGATCGGCATCAAGGGCCATCTGGATGATGGCAAATACACCGTTGCCAGCGCCGATTTCAGCCTGAGCAAGGAAGTGCTGCAGCTGCCGGCCGGCCCGCTCGCCGTCGCATTCGGCGCGGAAACCCGCCATGACACGCTGGAGCACAATTTCAACTATCCGATTTCCACGGATGCCATCGGCCCTGGCATGAACCAGTCGCTGAACACCAAGGGAAGCCGGACCGCGTCGGCGCTGTTCGCCGAGGCCGATGTGCCCATCATCAAACACCTGGACGGCAAGGTCGCCGTTCGTTATGACCATTACAACGATGTGGGCAACTCGGTCAGCCCGGGCGTTTCGCTGCGTTACGAGCTGTCGCCGCAAGTGCTGTTGCGCACGTCGGCCAGCACCGGTTTCCGCGCGCCGTCGCTGTATGACATGTACCAGCCGAACCAGAGCCAGCTGACCGGCAACTTCTACGCGGATCCGATCAGCTGCCCGAGCCTGTCGGCCAGCTGCCCGAGCCTGCAGCGCTACCTGAAGGTCGGCGGCAATACCAAGCTGCAGCCGGAGAAGTCCTCGTCGCTGTCCGCCGGCATCGTGATCGAGCCGATCAAGAGCATCACCGCCAGCGCCGATCTGTGGTGGGTCACGATCCAGCATCAGATCAGCACGATGTCCGAGGCGACCCTGTTCGACGGCAACCACAACAGCCTGCTGTTCTACGACGCGAGCAATGGCGGCAACCTGACCGGCATCGCGACGACCCAGAACATGGGCAATACCAGCGCTTCCGGCGTGGACCTGAACTTCCGCTGGGCGCTGCCTAAGACTTCGGTCGGCAACTTCTCCGTCGAACTGGCCGGCACCTATCTCGCCAAGTACGAATACCAGATCGAGGAGAACGGCGCTTATTACAGCAACCTCGGCCAGTATGTCGCGACGCAGAACGAGCCGACCTTCCGCTGGCAACATAATCTGACCCTGAACTGGAACCGCGGTCCGTGGAGCGCGCTGCTGTCCCAGAACTACAAGTCCGGTTATACCGACCAGAACTCCGGCGTGTTCGCCTCGACCAACCACATGGTCAAGCCGTACTCCACCTGGAATATGTCCGGCAGCGTCGATGTGACCAAGCAGCTGACCCTGACCGCCGGCGTGCGCAACCTGTTCGACCAGTTGCCGCCGTGGAGCAACCAGCAGTACCTGTTCCAAGGCAACTACGACGCGCGCTTCGCCGACCAAGTGGGCCGGGCCTACTTCATGAAGTTCAACTACAAGATGTAA